The genomic stretch TAGCGCTCGTTTTGCTCCCGGAGCTGCTGGAATTGCTGAAGCTCATACACTCGGCTTTCCTCGCCTTCCAGGCGGATCCGGCGTTCCAGGTAGTCTTCGTAGGCCGGGGCTTCCAGGAGCTGGAGCTCGGCATCCAGGTATTGCTCCACCGCCTGATCAAGTTTCCGGCTGTCGTCACCCTGGTAAAACAGGAAAACCAGCAGGCAGGTCAGCATCAAACCCAGGGTGATCCAGGGCGGGCGTTTCCAGTTAACGGCGTTCTCGGCGGGGATAATCAGCATGGGCGGTCACAATTCATCATAATCTGTCCCTGAAAGGGTGTTTTTTACCACAACCACGCCTTCTTTTCGCGCTCAAATGGAATCCGGCGCAGAGGTCTCACCGGGTCAATGCCGGAAATGTGCACCGCCCCACAGAGCCGGTATGGCTATCGGTACCACCCGGGGCTGTCATTCCATCGTCACAGAAATGACATTAAATCGGTGCCATCGAGGGAATGAGCCGGGGCTCTTATCGACCATTCGCCAATTGCCGTTATTCCGGCTCCCACCAATAGTGAGCGGGAATAACAAGAAAAACCGGACACTGAAACAAGGATTCTGCACATGACCGTACTCGTACTGGACAGCCCGGAGCTGATTGCCACAGCGGCAATAGCCGCCGGTTTTAACCCTGCGGCATTCGAGGCTGGCAGCCAGCGCCCGCACCGGATGAAGTTTCACTATGGCTTTAACAAGCATTCACTGGCCGCTGAGGACATCGGGTTCCTGCAACAGCATGCCGCGTACCTGAGACAGCACCCTTCGGTCAGCATCAGGATTCACGGCCACTCGGACAACTTCGGCGCGGAGGACTATAACGGGTTCCTGTCCCGGTTGCGGGCCAATGCGGTTGCCCGGATTCTGATGCAGGAAGGCGTGCCGGAATCCCGGATTCTTATGGCCCACTGGGGATCAGCGCGCCCCCTGGCCAGACCGGAGGACCACGCCGCCAACCGGCGCGTTGAGCTGGAGTACCTGACGCTTGATATGGCCAGGGCGCTCTAGACGGCTGTTGGCCACGCACCGAAGCAAAAAAAGGGGGCCAGGCCCCCTTGAACTTGATAACTCCGCGCCCGGCGACTCAGCCGTAGACCTGCCAGACATTCCACAGCAGTAACAGAGCGGCAACGAGTATGGCCAGCCAGGTCAGAAGAATGCCGATCATCCGGGCCCAGTGGGTACTGCCACGACCATTGATCATGCCGAAGGCATGGAGAATGCGACCGACAACCAGGCCCATACCTGTCCAGTAGATCAGCCCGCTGGCTGCGCCGTTCAGCTCGGCAATACCCAGCATGATCAGCCCCATGGGCGCATATTCCACCAGGTTGGCATGGGCCCTTACCGCGGCCTGGAAATCCACATCATCGGTTGTACCCAGCCCCTTGCGGTACTTCAAGCGGAACTTCACGACCTGGGCCGACAACACCAGCAAAAGAATGCCAATAACCGCGGCAAACACTCCGGTTACGGGTACGATCATGCTCAGCCCTTCTTGATTGCGCTGACAATGGCCAGCAGCAGGATCGCACCCACCGTTGCCGTCACCAGCTCACCGACAGCACCCTGGGCCGCCAGACCCAAAAGCCGGAAAACAAAGCCACCGAGGAACGAGCCAACGATACCAATACCGATGTTGGCCAGTACCCCGAAACCGCGGCCCTTCATGATCAGCCCGGCCAGCCAGCCGGCAACACCACCAATAATCAGAAACAGAATCAGATTCATCTCTTGCCTCTCCCTGAGGGTCGTTGAACGAAATGATCAGTCCCGCAAAGACTGCCCTGTTTCTGCTGGTGCTTCAAGCAGTTCCGGTGCTGGTGTCAGAGGCTGGCAATGGTTTCCGCCATTTGCCGGTGGCAGCGGGCCATAAGCTCGGGAATGTCGTCAACGGTCAGGCCCTCGGTTTCGACTGGAGGCAGAATCCGGACCGCAACCGCCTCACGCCGGCCGCTCCAGCCGATGGCTTTGTCCTGGTACTCCTGAGCACACACCATGGTAATGGGCGCGCCGGACGCAACGGCAGCATGAAAGGCGCCTTTCTTGAATTTTTGCAGACCCCGGCCCCGGCTCCGGGTGCCTTCCGGAAACACCCAGAGGCTTTTACGGTCCCGCACTATGGCGCTGCTGGTGGCCTGCATCACGGCAATGGCTTTGTGGGAACGGCCCCGGTTGAGTATCACGTTGCCCCCGAGCCAGAACACCTGGCCAAAGAACGGCACCCAGACCAGCGACGACTTGCCGACGGTCACCGTGCGTGGTGGCAGAAGATCGCCCACCACAAACAGGTCGTCGTTATGCTGATGGTTGGCAATGACCACGGTCGGACGGTCTGCCGGAATGTGTTCACGACCCTCAAGGGGCCTCTCCATGCCAAGAATCGCCCGGCCTGCCCGGGCGACCGTTGCACCCAGCAAACGGTTGTTATCCGGGTTGAATGGCCGGGCAATATACAACACCAATGCAAACAGACAGATCACCGGCACACTGAGCCATGCCAGGAATTTTCTTACAACGCCCATGTAACAAAACTCTGCAACCAAATTATGGCGCACAAGTGTACGCCAAAGTTATAGCCCGGCAACAGTATCAATTTGTTCCCGCGGGCCACCGGTTGCGGTCGCCCGGGCCTGCACCACATATCGGAGCGGGCCGCCGGCATCGACACTGTTGAACGGATAGCAGGTCACCAGTAACAGGGTGCCATCCGGCAACTGCCGGGTGTCAATCAGCTCTAAACGGCTGTCCACCACCCGGACATTTTCGACGCGGTAATTGCGCCAGCGGCCACTGCGGTTCTGGAGTCTGATTTCATTGCCAGTCTCCAGAGCCTCCAGGCCACGAAAATGCGTGTCCCGGTGACCGGCGATAACCACGACGCGGTGGTCGTCTTCATCGCCCGCCAACCGGCCCGGCCCGAACGCCAGGCTCTCGCCGTGCGCGCCCTCCAGAACGATCATCGAGTCGTTCAGTTCCGGTATCGCCAACCGGGCGACCGGCCAGGTATCCGCCCAGGGCCAGGGCCGTGATTCGGCCTGCCGGGCCTGGCTCTCGGCCCAGGCCAGCTCCAGCATTTCCTGGGCAAGCACCGCCTTCAGCGGAATCCACAACCCGAATACCAACAAAGCAGCAGAGCTGGTGAGCAGTGTGAGGGAAAACCGACTCATTGAAACGCCCTCCGCTGCAGCAGCATCAGCGCCACGGAAAACATCAGCCCGACCAGCCCGAGGGCGATCAGCAGGGGCGCTGCCGTGGCAGTCTGCGGGTACCGGAGCATCCCGGCCTGGCTGCCGGCAGGCAGCAGTGTCGGCAGGTTCTCCTTGGCCAGTGGCGCTTCCGCCGCTCGTGCAGGTGTGGCATCCACGGCCACAAAACTGGTGTAGGCCGACATCAGTCCGTGTGCCACCGCCAGCCTGGTAATGCCAGCTTTGTCCGGCGCCTGGCCGCTGACCGTGGCTCTGTCCTGGAGGCTGTCGATCTTCTCCCGGGCCCAGTGGCGATGAAGCCCGGTACCCGGCGCCGCCTGCTGCAGATCCAGGGTTCGGCTCCAGCGTTCACCACCCGGCAGCCGGCCCGACACCTTGAGCTCACCCATGGCCGGAACACCCCGGGCTACGTGAATCAGCGGCTCCCCCTGAAACAGATCCCCTGCCCGCCGGGGAAAGCTTTCAACACCCTCGTCCTGCCCCGGCCATTGCACCCGGATATCGGCCAGAACCGGCGCCGACATCGCCGAGAACAGGGCGCGCAAAGGGCCGCTCACATCCGACGTGGAGTGAATGGCGGTATAGGTGCCCCGCCCCCAGCGAGCGGCTTCACGCATGAAGTGCCGGTTCGGGGCGGAACCGATGCCCACGGTAAACAGCCGTTGATCGCCCAGTTGCTGGTGAATCTGTTGAAACAGCGCGGTTTCATTACCCACCGCACCGTCAGTGATAAAAATCACCTGTCGCACCCGTTCGGCCACGTCACCAGGGCCAGAACGATGCTGCAGAGCCAGCGATAGTGCCGGCGCCATTTCAGTGCCACCGTCGGCCGTCAGGTCGTCCACATACTGCCGGGCACGGGCAAGGTTATTCCCGTTAGCAATCTCCGGCTGCATGAACAGGGCGTGGGTCTGGCTGTTGAACTGGATAATGTTAAAGCTGTCCCGGGGCGTCAGGGTTTGCAGACCTGCCTTCAGGGCACTGCGGGCCTGGCGTATGGATTCCCCCGCCATGGAACCGGAGGTATCGATGACAAACACCAGCTCCCGTGGCAGAACGCTGTGGCC from Marinobacter subterrani encodes the following:
- a CDS encoding OmpA family protein, which codes for MTVLVLDSPELIATAAIAAGFNPAAFEAGSQRPHRMKFHYGFNKHSLAAEDIGFLQQHAAYLRQHPSVSIRIHGHSDNFGAEDYNGFLSRLRANAVARILMQEGVPESRILMAHWGSARPLARPEDHAANRRVELEYLTLDMARAL
- a CDS encoding MAPEG family protein, which translates into the protein MIVPVTGVFAAVIGILLLVLSAQVVKFRLKYRKGLGTTDDVDFQAAVRAHANLVEYAPMGLIMLGIAELNGAASGLIYWTGMGLVVGRILHAFGMINGRGSTHWARMIGILLTWLAILVAALLLLWNVWQVYG
- a CDS encoding GlsB/YeaQ/YmgE family stress response membrane protein, with amino-acid sequence MNLILFLIIGGVAGWLAGLIMKGRGFGVLANIGIGIVGSFLGGFVFRLLGLAAQGAVGELVTATVGAILLLAIVSAIKKG
- a CDS encoding lysophospholipid acyltransferase family protein, translated to MGVVRKFLAWLSVPVICLFALVLYIARPFNPDNNRLLGATVARAGRAILGMERPLEGREHIPADRPTVVIANHQHNDDLFVVGDLLPPRTVTVGKSSLVWVPFFGQVFWLGGNVILNRGRSHKAIAVMQATSSAIVRDRKSLWVFPEGTRSRGRGLQKFKKGAFHAAVASGAPITMVCAQEYQDKAIGWSGRREAVAVRILPPVETEGLTVDDIPELMARCHRQMAETIASL
- a CDS encoding class GN sortase, with amino-acid sequence MSRFSLTLLTSSAALLVFGLWIPLKAVLAQEMLELAWAESQARQAESRPWPWADTWPVARLAIPELNDSMIVLEGAHGESLAFGPGRLAGDEDDHRVVVIAGHRDTHFRGLEALETGNEIRLQNRSGRWRNYRVENVRVVDSRLELIDTRQLPDGTLLLVTCYPFNSVDAGGPLRYVVQARATATGGPREQIDTVAGL
- a CDS encoding marine proteobacterial sortase target protein yields the protein MLFVHPLYAEASEADTLGQLHFVDGQGHWQEPALVLGSDFDIRVSGLIADTRLLRSFRNTSDQWREGVFVFPLPEKASVYGLTMKVGERTIEGRVQPREAAHQAYETAKRAGQQAANLEQQRPNLFTARVANIPPGDTVSVELKYQQPVRYQAGVFELSIPTTLTPRYVPGALTGSSADQWQDGWSLPTNRVADADAISPFTVNPRDVADDSHRASIEVRIDAGLPLEEVSSPSHQLATSRDGQAVTVRPASGEILMDRDFVVRWRPLAGREPSAAVFHQSWQGEDYLLALLVPGQTGHSVLPRELVFVIDTSGSMAGESIRQARSALKAGLQTLTPRDSFNIIQFNSQTHALFMQPEIANGNNLARARQYVDDLTADGGTEMAPALSLALQHRSGPGDVAERVRQVIFITDGAVGNETALFQQIHQQLGDQRLFTVGIGSAPNRHFMREAARWGRGTYTAIHSTSDVSGPLRALFSAMSAPVLADIRVQWPGQDEGVESFPRRAGDLFQGEPLIHVARGVPAMGELKVSGRLPGGERWSRTLDLQQAAPGTGLHRHWAREKIDSLQDRATVSGQAPDKAGITRLAVAHGLMSAYTSFVAVDATPARAAEAPLAKENLPTLLPAGSQAGMLRYPQTATAAPLLIALGLVGLMFSVALMLLQRRAFQ